The following are from one region of the Ochotona princeps isolate mOchPri1 chromosome 4, mOchPri1.hap1, whole genome shotgun sequence genome:
- the C4H11orf97 gene encoding uncharacterized protein C11orf97 homolog: MTAELPMLREAEEAVMLAATAAPDAEGDAAQPWQPAGVKCGACEEASRGSLHEQGKQWKKFLYCEPHKRIKEVLEEELYIKRDECHIKNSPAAALERIWSIQRNLPMGGTKPGLPSRNNSLPQTKYYSRHGGLRR; this comes from the exons ATGACGGCAGAGCTCCCTATG CTGCGTGAGGCGGAGGAGGCGGTGATGCTGGCCGCCACTGCGGCACCCGACGCGGAAGGCGACGCTGCACAGCCTTGGCAGCCTGCAGGGGTGAAGTGCGGAGCCTGTGAGGAGGCCAGCCGCGGCAGCCTCCATGAGCAAGGCAAACAAT GGAAGAAATTTTTATATTGTGAGCCACATAAGAGAATTAAGGAAGTACTGGAAGAAGAACTTTATATTAAGAGAGATGAATGCCACATTAAAAATTCACCTGCAG CGGCTCTGGAGAGGATTTGGAGCATTCAAAGGAATCTCCCCATGGGAGGCACGAAGCCAGGACTGCCCAGCAGGAACAATTCACTGCCACAGACCAAGTACTATTCCAGGCATGGAGGGCTGAGAA GATAA
- the FUT4 gene encoding alpha-(1,3)-fucosyltransferase 4: MGPPCGREAGGRRRRRRGRGQLESALALAAAGLMCTALAAYVCWEQLPPLPWTSPAPQQPVSVLLWWEPFRGRGADERPPPDCRLRFNISGCRLLTDRSAYGEAQAVLFHHRDLAKGPPDWPPPWSARGDAAEDVLEQAALATLGSRPPGQRWVWMNFESPSHSPGLRSLTGNLFNWTLSYRADSDVFVPYGYLYPRNHPSDQPPGLAPPLARKRGLVAWVVSHWDEHQARVRYYHQLSQHVPVDVFGQGGHGRPVPDSGLLHTVARYKFYLAFENSQHLDYITEKLWRNALLAGAVPVVLGPDRANYERFVPRGAFIHVDDFPSASALATYLLFLHRNPAAYRRYFHWRRSYAVHITSFWDEPWCRACQAVQTAGEQPKSIGNLAHWFER, from the coding sequence ATGGGGCCGCCGTGCGGCCGGGAGGCTGGCGGGCGGCGCCGGCGGCGCCGAGGCCGGGGGCAGCTGGAGAGCGCCTTGGCGCTGGCGGCCGCCGGCCTGATGTGCACCGCGCTGGCCGCCTACGTCTGCTGGGAGCAGCTGCCGCCGCTGCCCTGGACGTCCCCAGCTCCTCAGCAGCCGGTGAGCGTGCTGCTGTGGTGGGAGCCCTTTAGGGGGCGCGGCGCCGACGAGAGGCCGCCCCCCGACTGCCGCCTGCGCTTCAACATCAGCGGCTGCCGCCTGCTCACCGACCGCTCGGCCTACGGCGAGGCTCAGGCGGTGCTCTTCCACCACCGCGATCTGGCCAAGGGGCCCCCCGACTGGCCGCCACCCTGGAGCGCGCGGGGGGACGCCGCCGAGGATGTGCTGGAGCAGGCGGCCCTGGCGACCTTGGGCTCCAGGCCCCCTGGCCAGCGCTGGGTGTGGATGAACTTCGAGTCGCCCTCTCACTCTCCGGGGCTGCGAAGTCTGACAGGTAACCTCTTCAACTGGACGCTTTCCTACCGGGCCGACTCGGATGTCTTCGTGCCCTATGGCTACCTCTACCCCAGGAACCACCCCAGTGACCAACCTCCGGGCCTGGCCCCGCCGCTGGCTCGGAAGCGGGGGTTGGTGGCTTGGGTGGTGAGCCACTGGGACGAGCACCAGGCCCGGGTCCGTTACTACCATCAATTAAGCCAGCACGTGCCTGTGGACGTTTTCGGCCAGGGAGGGCATGGCCGGCCCGTGCCCGACAGCGGGCTCCTGCACACGGTGGCCCGCTACAAGTTCTACCTGGCATTCGAGAACTCGCAGCACCTGGATTATATCACCGAGAAGCTGTGGCGCAATGCGCTGCTGGCTGGGGCGGTGCCAGTGGTGTTGGGCCCAGACCGGGCCAACTACGAGCGCTTCGTGCCCCGTGGTGCCTTCATCCACGTGGACGACTTCCCCAGTGCCTCTGCCTTAGCCACCTACCTGCTCTTCCTCCACCGCAATCCAGCTGCCTACCGCCGCTACTTCCACTGGCGCCGCAGCTACGCTGTGCATATCACCTCCTTCTGGGACGAACCGTGGTGCCGGGCCTGCCAGGCTGTGCAGACAGCTGGGGAACAGCCCAAGAGCATAGGCAACTTGGCGCACTGGTTTGAGCGGTGA